DNA from Dietzia lutea:
CCGGGACGCCCGTGACCCGGGCGTTCATCGGCTCCTGCGCGAGCGGACGCATCGAGGACCTCCGCGCGGCCGCACTCGTCCTGGACGGTCGGAAGGTGGCGCCGACGGTCGAGCTCAACGTGGTCCCCACCTCCAAGAAGGTCTACGAACAGGCCGAGCAGGAGGGCATCCTCGACGTCCTGCGGGCCGCCGGCGCGACGATCGCCGTCTCGAGCTGCGACTTCTGCTTCGGCTACCAGCAGCCGTTGCAGCCGGACGAGAACTGCATCTCCACCGGCGTGCTGAACATCTCGGGCCGGATGGGCAGCCCCGACGCCAACATCTACATGGGCTCGCCGTACACGGTGGCGGCCAGCGCCATCACCGGGACCATCGGGGAGGCCGCCCGATGAGCACGTACCCGCCGCCGCCCGACCTCATCGAGAGCCGCGTCGCCTGGGTGTTCGGGGACGACTTCGACATCGACCTCGTCGTGGGAGTCGCGAACATCAAGTCGTACGATGCGGACCATCTGCGATCGGTGTGCATGACCGCCTTCGACCCCGGTTTCGTCGACCGCGTGCGGCCGGGCGACATCATCGTGGGAGGTCGCAACTTCGGCTACGGCCACCCGCACTACCCGCCGATGGTCGCGCTGCGTAACGCGGGCATCGCGGCGATCGTGGCCGAGTCGTTCTCGCCGGGCTTCTGGCGCGGTGAGACGTTCAACGGGATGCCGCTCATCACGATCGAGGGCGTCTCCGAGGCCGTCGCCCTCCACGACGAGATCACTCTCGACTGGCGCACCGCCACGCTGGACACCGCCGACGGGGCCCGGATCGTCGGGACCCCGCCGAATCCGCGGACCGTCGCGATCATCGAGGCCGGCGGCTCGTACCAGTTGCTCCTGGCCGAGCACGCCCCGGCCTCACAGTGACCGACTCACGCTGACCACCCCCTTTTCCCTCCTCCCAGTAAGGACCCCCGCCCGTGACCGACGTGCAGCAGACGTCCCCAGCGTCCACGGTCCCCCCGGCGTCGCCGGAGTCGACCACGCCCACCCCCAACCCGCGACTGGCGCGACGCGCGGCACTGGCCGGGGGCGTGGGCACCCTCATCGAGTACTACGACTTCGGCGTCTATGGATTCCTCGCGGTGTTCATCGCGCCGCTGTTCTTCCCGTCCGCGAGCCCGGCCGCGTCGATCCTGTCGACGCTGGCGGTGTTCGGCGTCGCCTACGTCGCCCGGCCGATCGGCGGGATCTTCTTCGGTCGACTCGGTGACCGGGTCGGACGACGGACCGCCCTCATCGCGAGCGTCGTGGCGATGGGCGTGGCCAGCACCATCCTCGGCCTGCTCCCCACGCACGCGGCGATCGGCGTCTTCGCCCCGATCCTGCTCGTGCTGGTCCGTCTCACCCAGGGCTTCTCCGCCGGCGGTGAAATCGGCGGCGCGGCGACGTACATCGCCGAGACCGTTCCCGCGCACAAACGCGGACTGTTCGGCTCGTTCACCCCCATCGGCTCGACCCTGGGCTTCGCCGTGGCGGCGGCCGTGGTCGGCGCGGTCACCCTCGGGGTGGGCCAGGAGAACATGGCCGAGTGGGGCTGGCGCATCCCCTTCCTGATCGCGCTGCCACTCGCCGTGGTGTGCCTGGTGATCCGCATGAAGCTCGAGGACACCCCGGAATTCGAGGCGATGGCGGAGAAGGGCGAGCTCGCCAAGAGCCCGCTGCTCGACGTGGTCCGCAACAACCCGTGGTCGGTCGCCAAGGTCGTCGGGGTGGCCATCGCGATGAACGGCTCGGGATACATCGCCCTGACCTACTTCAGCGTCTACCTGACCAACGATCTGGGCTTCGACCGGAATGCGGTGTCCTGGACCTCAGCGATCGCCATCGCGCTCGCGTGCCTGACGTTCCCCATCAGCGGCGCGCTCACCGACCGATTCGGGCGCAAGCCGGTGCTGATCGCCGGCTACCTCTCGTACATCATCCTCGCCGTTCCCGCCTTCATGGTCCTCGGAGCGACGGGCAGCATCGTCGTGGTGGGTCTGGTGTACTTCGTCTACATGGTGCTCAACGGCGTGGTCCAGGTCCCGGCGTTCCCGTTGTTCACCGAGCTGTTCGGCCGCCGGGTCCGCTACACGGGCGTGGCGCTCGGCTTCAACATCGGCACCATCATCGCCGGTGGTACCGCGCCGTACTTCGCCGCCCAGCTGGTCGCCTGGACCGGCAGTGGCATGGCGCCGGCCTACTGGGTGATCGGCGTGTGCCTCATCGGACTAGTCACAGTGTCGACCATCCGGGAGACCGGAAAGAGGGCGCTGCCGGCCTGATCGACTCCCCCCGTCGACCTCACTGGCATCAGCGCGAGAGAGGATGAGCCCATGACGACCGACGCTCACGCCCCGTCCA
Protein-coding regions in this window:
- a CDS encoding MFS transporter, whose protein sequence is MTDVQQTSPASTVPPASPESTTPTPNPRLARRAALAGGVGTLIEYYDFGVYGFLAVFIAPLFFPSASPAASILSTLAVFGVAYVARPIGGIFFGRLGDRVGRRTALIASVVAMGVASTILGLLPTHAAIGVFAPILLVLVRLTQGFSAGGEIGGAATYIAETVPAHKRGLFGSFTPIGSTLGFAVAAAVVGAVTLGVGQENMAEWGWRIPFLIALPLAVVCLVIRMKLEDTPEFEAMAEKGELAKSPLLDVVRNNPWSVAKVVGVAIAMNGSGYIALTYFSVYLTNDLGFDRNAVSWTSAIAIALACLTFPISGALTDRFGRKPVLIAGYLSYIILAVPAFMVLGATGSIVVVGLVYFVYMVLNGVVQVPAFPLFTELFGRRVRYTGVALGFNIGTIIAGGTAPYFAAQLVAWTGSGMAPAYWVIGVCLIGLVTVSTIRETGKRALPA
- a CDS encoding 3-isopropylmalate dehydratase, with amino-acid sequence MSTYPPPPDLIESRVAWVFGDDFDIDLVVGVANIKSYDADHLRSVCMTAFDPGFVDRVRPGDIIVGGRNFGYGHPHYPPMVALRNAGIAAIVAESFSPGFWRGETFNGMPLITIEGVSEAVALHDEITLDWRTATLDTADGARIVGTPPNPRTVAIIEAGGSYQLLLAEHAPASQ